The region CTGGAAGGGATGTGGGTCGATGGCAAACGGTTCGTCCGGGGTCAGGTTCAGCCCCTGATCCACGAAGGGCCCCAGGGGATGGGTGGCGGTCGCCACCCGCAGGTGATGCCCTGCGTCCCCGTGGCCGACCGAGTAGTACAGATACAGTGTGTCGCCAGCCCGCGCGACTTCGGGGGCCCAGTAATCCTGGCGCTCTGCGCTGAGGGGCTCGAGCACACCGCCATGCGATGTCCAGTTCTGGAGGTCAGGTGAGGACAGGACCTCGAAGGCCCGCACCCCTTCCTGGCCGTGCAGACCGGTGCCGTAGGCGTAATACGTACCGTCCAGCTCAAGCACGAAGGGGTCTGCAAAGTCGCCGGAATACAGGGGATGCTGAGGCAGAGAACCGCGCGTAGTGGGACCGCTCATTGAAGAACCCTTTTACAGACCACGGACAGCTGCCTGTCAGAAACGTCCAGCCCACTTGTCATGGCGTAGGTGCCCGCTGCGGTGCCAGGGAGGGAGCAGCAACTTTGACCTTGCCACCCGCGAAAGTAACGGGGGACAGATGCAGGCTGCGGTAACCGACCGCGTCCCCAATGCGTGCCTCGTCCCAGGCGTGGTACGCGAGCCAGGTGCGTCCGGCGCCGTCCTGAACCACAGTCTGGTGCCCTGGACCTGCGACCTTACCCTTGCTCACCAGGATGGGATTTTCCGGCGCCTTGCGGTAGGGGCCGGTGATGCGCCTGGCCGTGGCGTAACCGACCGAATAGAGGGTGCTGTCAAACGGCCCGGCCGAGTACAGCAGGTAGTACACGCCCCCGGCGCGGTGCAGGGAGGGTGCCTCAATGACGTTGCCTTCCCACAGCTCGAAATTCTGGATCAGCGCAGTGGCCTTTCCGGTCAGGCGCAGGCCGTCGCTGCTCAGGGGCTGGATGTAGATGTTGGTTGCCTGATTGCAGCAGTTGCCGTCATTTTTCCAGAGCAGGTAGCGTTTGCCGTCGGTGTCCAGGAAGGGACTGGCATCGATGCTGCCACCCTCGGCAAGCTGGCAGATCAGCGGCTTGCTCGACGGGTCCCGGAAGGGACCGGCCGGCGACGTCGAGCTGGCCGCCCCGATGCACTGGCGCCCACTTTCGGCGTGCTGCGCGGTGTAGTACAGCACGAACTTGTTGGCGACCTGCGCGACTTCCGGCGCCCAGGTGCGGCCGCCCTCAGCCCAGCTGGGCAGGACCGGCATGGCGTCCCCGGTCCGTTCCCACTGCAGCAGGTTGCGGCTGGTCGCATGCGGCACATTGGCGTTGGCCGTGTTGGTGGCGTAGGCGTGATAGGTCTTGCCCACGCGAAGAATGTGTGGATCAGGGAAGTTCTCGTCAATCACGGGATTGCGGAAGGTGGCGGTCTGTGGGGCCGGGGCCGCTGCCGTTCGGGCGGCCGGAGCCGGCCCGGCACCGCCGGCCAGGGTCGCCGACTCGGAAAGCAGTGTGCTGAGCGTCAGGGTCAGCGCCAGGCGGGGAACAGACGGAAACTGGGCCATAGTTACTCCTTGAGGCCGGTGGTGGACAGGCCGGCTTCCAGATACCGCTGGGCGATCAGATAGGCAATCAGTACCGGGACAGCCGCGAGTGTGGTGGCCGCCATGAGCTTGCCGTACTCGGTGACGTAACGCTGCGAGAAAGTGGTGATCCCGACCGGCAGCGTCATCTTGTCGACTTCGGTGACCGTAAACAGCGGCCACAGGAAGTTGTTCCACGACCCCATGAAGGAAAAAACCGCCAGCGTGATCAGGGCCGGCACACTCAGCGGCAGAATGATGCGCCACAGAATCTGGAAGCTGTTGGCGCCATCCAGACGGGCCGCTTCTTCCAGTTCACGGGGAATGGCGATAAAGAACTGACGCAACAGAAAGACACCAAAGACTCCGGCAATTCCAGGCCAGATCAACGCGTGATAACTGTTGATCCAGTTGAAGTTCAGCATCATGATGTAGTGCGGAATCAGGGTCACAATCCCGGGAATCATCAGGCTTGACAGGATGAACCAGAACCAGGCGTTGCGCCCTGGGAAGTTCATGCGGGCCAGCGGATAGGCCGTCAAGGCGCACAGCAGGACATGGCCGATGGTGAAGGTAAAGGCCACGAACAGTGAATTCCAGGTCCAGCGCAGGATATTCCCGTCCGGTGAGGTCAGGACTTCCTTGTAGTTGTCCAGTGTGGGATTGCGGGGCCACCACTGGACTGGCGAGGCAATCGCATCGGCCTCGAACTTCAGTGAGGTACTGAGCATCCAATATAACGGAGCCAGGAACAGCACCGACAGGACACTCAGCAGCAGAAAACGGGGCAGTTCACGCGGCAGCCGGCGGCGCCGGTGCGTAGCAGGGGGAGAGGTCTGGACAGTCATTTCTGCTCCACGGCCTGCACGTCGCGCGCCATGATGCGGAACTGTGCAGCAGTCAGTACCAGCATGAACAGCCCGAACACGAAGCCCATGGCCGCGGCGCTGGAGTACTGCGAGTTGGTGAAGGCCTCTTCGGTGATGTACTGGGTCACGCTCTGGGTGCTGCGGCTGGGCCCGCCGTTGGTGATCACCAGTGACTGCCCGAACAGCTGGAACGAGGCCAGAGCGGTCGTGACCGTCACGAACAGAGTGATTGGCCCCAGCATGGGCCAGGTGATGTACCGGAACTGCTGCCCGGAGGTGGCGCCGTCCAGCGAAGCAGCCTCGTACAGGCTCTGAGATACGTTGCTTAGCGCTGCCAGATAGAGGGTCATGTTGAAGCCCACGGTCCACCAGACGGTCCCCACCACGATAGGAATCCAGGCCAGACCTTCGGTGGACAGCCAGGGAATGGGCCCGGCTCCGGTCATCAGTTCGCGCGCAGCATTGACCAGGCCGATCTGGTTGTCGAACATCCAGCGCCACAGGATGCCCATCACCGAGACGGTCAGGATGCCCGGCATAAAAAAGACCGCCCTGAAAAAAGTCCGCCCAAAGATTGGGCGGTGCAGCAGGACAGCCAGCCCAAGAGAAGAGGCGACCAGCAGTGGCACCGTGACCACCGTAAAGAAAGCCGTATTGATCAGGGTGCGCCAGAAAAACTCGAACTGCGGAGTTCCTGGGGTAAACAGGTTGCGGAAATACTCTGAGCCCACAAAAGCCTGCGTCTCGGCCAGCAGGTCCCAGCGGTGCGTCGCAATATAAATGCCGTACCCGACCGGATAGACCGTGAACACGAAGAACAGCAGGGCGTGCGGCAGCAGATACAGGTACGGTTCCAGATTGACACGGGGGCGCGGCGCAGGTGCCTGCGTGGTCGTGGTCTTGCCTGGGGCTTGCGTGATGGTCATAGGTGAGGCACCTCGCGCGTTATGCCGAAAAAGCGGAAACAGAAGGAAAGAGAAGCGGCCCGGCGTTCAGACCACGCCGGGGCAGAGGTCGGAAGCTCGGGCCGCTTGCCCCTCCGGGCTGCGGTTACTTGAAGTTCTTGCGGGCCTGCTCGATTTGCTTGTTCGCTTCGCGGACTCCGTCGTTCAGAGCCTGCGCAACGGTCTTCTTGCCCAGGTAAGCTGCTTCCCAGGCCTGGTCGAAGGGTCCCATGACCTGACCGACCCAGGGGTAGCCACTGGTGGCATACACGCTGTCCAGGCGGTCAAAAATCCCGCTGATCGGCGCTTTGGCGAACTGTGCGTTCTTGGCTACGGCTGCCTGGGTGGGCAGGCTGCCGGTGCTGGTCCAGGTCAGGTTCTGCGCAGGCTGTGACAGCCAGGCCATAAACGCCAGGGCCGCGCGGCGCTTGTTGGCGTCATAGCCGGCGCGCTGCTTGGGCAGGGTGACGTGGCTGGAGCCGCCCCAGGCTGCGTCGCGGGCCGTACCGCCGATGCGAGGCATGAAGGTCACGCCGAAGTTCATCTTCTGCTGCTCGAAGCGGTCAAGGTACCACTGACCACTGGGGAAGAAGCACACCTTACCCTGGCTGAAGGCCGCAAGCTCGGCTTCCTCGGTGCTGTTGGGACGGGCAACGCGGTGCTTCTGGACCAGATCCACCAGGAACTGCACGGCGCTGACTGCCTGCGGCGAGTTGAAGGCGGCGTTCTGGTCCTTGTCGACCATAGCCCCGCCGTTTTGCAGGATCGCGGCGTAGGCGGCGCGCGCACCCACCCAGTTGTTGTAGAGGCTCACACCCCAGGTGTCGAGGTTCTTGGGGTCAAAGCCAGCTTCGGTAGAGTTCTTGCCGCTCTTGTCCACTGTGCACTTCTGTGCGGCAGCCAGGAACTCGGCGCGGTTGCGCGGAGGCTTGTTGGGGTCAAGCCCGACCTTCTTCATCAGGTCCTTGTTGTAAAACATCGCGTAAGCCACGCTGGAAATTGGCAGGCCATAGGACTGTCCCTTGTAGTCGGCCGTCTGGAACAGCGGACCGAAGAACCGGCTCTTGTCGATGCCGGCTGCCTTCATTTCGGCAGCGGTGAGTGGGGACACGGCACCGCGGGCGATAAAGGCGGTGATCTGGTCCTCGTTGATCACGACGACGTCAGGGGCACGGCCGGAGGCCACCAGCGAGGGCAGCTGCTGCCAGGTGGTGCCCCAGGGCTGGGCCTGGGCCCGCACCTGAATATTCGGGTTGGCATCGTTGAACTTCTTGACGAGCGACTCCATAACGGGCCGGTCAGGACCGGTGAAGCCGTGGAGATAGGTCAGCGTAACTTTGGGACCGGTGTAGGTCTGGGCGCCGGCCATGCCGAGGGTCAGAGAAGCCAGAAGTGCGGTAGATGCCAGTAGCGCTTTACGAGACATAGGGAACCTCCTGCGAAGAGCATTGATCACCCGGTCCATACAGCTGTCGGGGCAACTATAGATCGGAGGAAAGCGATGGACCTGCTGTGCTCATTGTTCGTTCAGGGACAGCCTACACCTGTATACGACAGCGGAATTCGGACCCTGGCTACAGTTTGATAATCAAATTCTCACATTATGGTCTTGATCCAGGCGTAGGAAACGCTGTGGTGTGGACAAGGATCGTTTTTGCTGTAAACATCTGAACAGATATTCATATAAACTTTGAACATGACGTCGCGTACAGCACCGGACAGTACGGAGTTGTCCTACATCGTAGAGGGCATGGACTGTGCGTCCTGCGTGCAGAAAGTGGAGCGCATGGTGGGGCGGTTGCCGGGCACTGCAGAAGTCAGAACCAGTTTTTCCCGCCAGAGTCTGCAACTGCAGCTCGACGAGTCGCAGACACCACGCGACCTGCTGGAAACCAACCTGCGCGCGCTGGGGTACCGGCCTTCGGTGCTGACGCCGGCTGAGGATGCGCAGCTGGCAACAGACAGCGATCAGGGCCAACATGCTCATGCCCTCGAACAGGGTGCGGGCCAGCAGGCCGCAGGGGCCGGACCAGCGTGGTACGCCACCGGGCAGGGACGCGTTGTGGTTACCGCAGGAACTCTATTGCTTCTGGCCTGGGCGGGAAGTTTTGTGGCGCCCGCATGGAGCGTACCCGGGTATATCGCAGCGACCCTGCTGGGTACCTGGCCGCTGCTGCGCCGGGCTGTCGCCAGCGCACGCCTGGGCGAGCCTTTCAGCATCTATACGCTGGTCAGCCTCGCAGCGCTGGGCGCTATCGGCATTGGTGAGGCAGCCGAGGGGGCTGTGGTTGTGTTTCTGTTCGCGGTAGGCGAACTGCTGGAGGGCCTGGCCGCCGGACGTGCGCGTGCCGGTATTCGCTCACTGGCGGCGCTGGCCCCCCGGACGGCTCAGCTGGTCACTGCAGAAGGCTTGCGTGAGGTCCCGGCAGAAAGGCTCCGCCCCGGTCAGACGGTTCAGGTCAATCCAGGAGCGCGGGTTCCGGCCGACGGCACCATCCTGAGTGGCCGTTCGAGCCTGGATGACAGCCCGGTGACGGGCGAAAGTGTGCCTGTCGATAAAGAAGCAGGCGACCACGTCTATGCCGGCAGCATCAATACCAACGGCACGCTGACCGTGCGGGTGGACCGCGAGGCTGCCGACAATACCATCGCCCGGATCATCCACATGGTGCAGGAGGCCGAAGGCAGCCGGTCCCCTACAGCGCGGTTCATTGACCGGTTCAGCCGCGTCTATACGCCGGGTGTGGTTCTGGTCTCGGCTCTGGTCGCTGTTGTCCCACCGCTGCTGGGACAGGCCTGGGAGCCGTGGCTGTACCGCGGCATCAGCCTGCTGCTCATCGGCTGCCCCTGCGCGCTGGTGCTCAGCGTGCCTGCGGCCATCACCAGCGGTATCAGTGCCGGCGCCCGCCGGGGCCTGCTGATCAAGGGCGGCGCGGCGCTCGAGGCCATTGGTCAGGTCAGAACCATCGCCTTCGACAAGACCGGCACGCTGACGGTGGGGCGGCCCAGGGTCACCGAAGTGCAGGGTCATGGACTCAGTGAACTGGAAGTGCTGCGTCTGGCGGCAGCGGTGGAGTCAGGCAGCAGCCATCCGCTGGCGCGGGCCATTGTGGAGGAAGCTGGTTCGCGGGGGCTGAGTCTGCCCGCCGCTGCCAACAGTCAGACCATGCCGGGCCTGGGTGTGGGCGCCACAGTGGAAGGCCGCCTGATCACGGTCGCGTCCCCACGCTTCGCGGCGCAACACGCTGAGCTTCCAGTGTCACTGGCGCAGGCTGTCGCGAGATACGAGACGCAGGGGCGCACAGCTGTCCTGATCCTGGACAATGCAGCACCCGTGGGGGTCATCGGTCTGCGTGACGAGCCACGCGCAGATGCCCGTCCGGCCATCGCCGCGCTGCGGCGGCTCGGGGTTCACCCGGTCATGCTGACTGGAGACAACGCCCGCGCTGCACAGGCTATTGCCGCAGACCTGGGGCTGGAGGTCCATGCTGCGCTGCTGCCAGCAGACAAGCTGCGGCTGATTGGTGAACTGCCGGGTCCGGTCGCCATGGTCGGCGACGGCATCAACGATGCTCCTGCCCTGGCGCGCGCTGATGTGGGCATTGCCATGAGTGGCGGCACCGACGTGGCCCTGGAAACAGCCGGCGCCGCGCTGCTGCATGACCGGGTGGGCGGTGTGGCTGATCTGGTCAGCCTGTCCAGGGCCACCCTGCACAACATCCGGCAGAATATTGCTTTTGCATTGGGGCTCAAGGCTATTTTTCTGGTGACCACCCTGCTGGGCTTTACCAGCCTGTGGATGGCTGTCCTGGCAGATACCGGGGCCACTGCGCTGGTGACTGCCAATGCGCTGCGACTGCTGCGCTGGAAAGGCGGGAGCAAGTGAGCGCGCCCCTGTCTGTGGCTCTGCAGGACGATGGCGCCTGTGAGATGACCTGCGTGCACCCCCAGGCGGTGCAGGCGGCGCGCGAAGCCCTGCCGGAGACCAGCTGTGTCGAGCGGGCCAGCGAGTTTCTGAAACTGGTCGGTGATCCCACCCGGCTGCGGATTCTGAGTGCCCTGAATGCCCAGGAGCTGTGCGTCTGCGATCTGGCGGCTGCCGTGGGCAGCAGCGAAAGTGCGGTCAGCCATCAGTTGAGGCTGCTGCGTGCCGGGCGTGTCGTGGCGTTCCGCAAGGTGGGCCGCGTGGCGTATTACCGGCTGCTTGACGCGCATGTCACCACCCTGATCGACAATGCTCTGGCCCACGCCCGCGAGTAAATGTGGCCAAGGCTGGTGGTGGGGGGCCGGATCGGGATACACTGGGGGGCTGAGAAGCTTGCGCTTATGCGCGGCGAGGAGGGTCGTATGGCCGAGAAGGATATTGACAAGTTGCTTTCCATGACTGACAGCAAGTACCGCCTGTCGGTGGTGACGGCAAAACGTGCACTGCAGCTGCGCTCCGGCGCCCCCAGCGTCCTGCCGGTCGAACAGCGCGTACGCACGCGCAATCTGGTGACCCAGGCGATGCGTGAACTGGCCACCGGGAAACTCACGGTGGGCACCAGCCTGCTCGACGAGCAGCGCTTCCATCAGGATTACGTGCGTCAGCGTCAGGCGCAGATTCAGGCTCAGCTCAACGCCGAGCGCGAGCGCGAGCGCGACTGAAACATTCAGGAACAGGAGGGGCAGCCGAGTAGGTTGCCCTTCCTGCCTTTGTATGGCACTGGCTTTCCAGCCTCCGCCTGAGTGGCGCCGGGATGGAATCGAGACCGGTGAGCGAGGTGAGGTGCAACTGTGCACCCGCCTACACGACGTGGCGTGAGCGTTCACCGAAGCCACCCTGACTTTCGGTATTTATCTGGCCGGCAGGCGTCATGCTGGCAGGAAAGTGCGGCCAGACTTCAGCGTGCGGACAGTCTGTTCCGATGACTGCGCAGAGTCCAGCGAAACCTGCTGCAGAGCAAACGCCCCGACCTTCTGGGCCGGGGCGCGTGGCTGGTGTACGTAAAGCTTACTTCTCGACCAGGTAGGCGGTTTCGATCACATCAGGCGTGCCGGCCATACCCGGCTGAATACGCGTGAGACGGTCGAGCACATCCAGACCCTCAACGACCTTGCCGAAGACGGTGTGGCGGCCGTCCAGGTGCGGGGTTGCCACGAACGTGATGAAGAACTGCGAGCCGTTGGTGTTGGGGCCGCGGTTGGCCATGCTCAGCACGCCTTTGCCGGTGTGGCGCTGGTTGTTGGGCTCGTCCTCGAAGTCGTAGCCCGGGCCGCCGGCGCCAGTGCCGGTGGGATCACCGGTCTGGGCCATGAACCCTTCGAGCACGCGGTGAAACTTGATGCCGTCGTAGTAGTGGTGACGCAGCAGGTACGCGAACGAGTTCACGGTCATGGGAGCGTCGTCGGGAAACAGCTCCACCACGATGCGGCCCTTGCTGGTTTCCAGCACGGCGCGGTACTGCTTGCCGGGCTCGATGCCTGCGCCCAGCTCTGGAGCCTGCGAGAAGCGGGTCTGGCGCTCGGCACTCAGCTCGGGCGTGGGCGTGAAACCGTCACTGCTGTAAAGGTCGCTCATGGTCGGCATTCTACCCTCTGGGCCCGGATGCGTTTTCCGGTCGAGGGTGGAGATGATGTCAGGATGGCCTTCATCAGCCGCTGGAGCAGCTGTTTTGCCGCTTGCGGTATGGCGGCTGCCCCGCTCAGATCACCCATTCACCGCCGCGCATCAGCGGCTCACGGTCTCCGGTGGCCGTAACACCGTCAACGTCCGTTCCTGGCGTGCCGATCATCCAGTCCACGTGAATCAGGCTGTCGTTGCCACCTGCCGCGAGCAGCGCTTCAGGGTTCTCGCCATGCTGCACGTTGGTGGGGTAACAGCGTCCCAGGGCGATGTGCGAAGCAGCGTTCTCGTCAAACAGCGTATTCAGGAACAGTGTGCCGGTCTGGGCGACAGGCGCGGAGGCCTTGACCAGGGCCAGTTCGCCCAGGTGTGCGGCTCCCTCGTCGGTGTCAATCAGCTTGCGCAGCGTTTCTTCGCCCTGCTGCGCCGTGACTTCCACCGCCCGGCCCCCCTCGAAACGCACCCGTATGCCCTCGACCAGCTGCCCGCGGACGCTCAGAGGCTTGCTGGCCACGGCCCAGCCGTCCACCCGGTCGCGGTGCGGAGCCGTAAACACTTCATCGGTGGGCAGGTTGGGCACGCCACGAATGCCGTTGCGCGCGGTTTCGGCACCTCCCTGCCAGATGTGACCCTCGGCGAGTCCCACCGTGAGGTCGGTGCCCAGTTCCGACTTCAGGTGAACGGCGGCGTACTGTTTTTCCGTCAGCAGGGTTGTCAGGCGTTCCAGCTCGGTCAGATGTGTGTTCCAGGCCGCCACGGGGTCCGGCTGATCGGCGCGGGTGACCGTAAAAATGTCGTTCCACAGGCGCGCCACAGCTTCGTCCTGGCTCAGCTGCGGATAGACCCTGGAGGCCCAGGCGGGCGTGCTCATGGCAGCGACGCACCAGTTCACGGCGAATCCGCCGACAGCTTCAGACACGGCCTTCATGGCCTGGGCCTGCAGCTTGCTGCGCAGCGCTACCCGGTCGGGGTTGACGCCCGAAAGCAGGCTGGGATCGTCCCCGGCAATGCTCAGCCGAGCGTAGCCGTCTTCTACAGCCTTCTCGGCCTCCAGGGCCACCCACTCTGGCAGGAAGGCCACGGCCTCGTCCGATCCGTCCTCAAACAGGGCCAGCGACAGCATCTGGTCTACATAATTGACCTTCACGTGCAGGGCTCCGGCGCGGTAGGCGGCCCGGGCGACATGCTGCACGAGGGGAGCAGCTTCCAGCGGCGCGTTGACCAGCAGTTTCCCGCCTGTGGGAAGGTTCACTCCGGTATGGACCAGCAGTTCGGCGTAGCGCGCAAGCTTCGTCTCGAAGTCAGAAGTTGTCATTGGATTTACTTTACGCGCTGCCCTCCAGGGCAGTTTGCCTGTTTATGTCCGGTGTCACCTTCCGGAGACGCTCTGGGAGCAGAGATCCCTGTATGGCACAGCTGTTGCCAGGGCTGCGGCGTGGGCACTGGTCTGTTGCTTTCCGGCGGCCCTGGTCGTTCAGCGGCACTTCCTGGCCCTCAGATCACTCCAGGCAACGAGGCGACGACTGGGCCATCTCTGCCCACTGGCCTACCAGCCCTTGATCTGCCGCCCGGCCTCGAATGCGGCCACGCCGGCCGCGACCGCCAGGTTCAGGCTGCGGCCCCCGCCCGGTTGCGGCAGTTTGAGTTTGGGCAGCGCGTCACGCAGCCACGCGGGCAGTCCACGCGATTCCGGGCCGAACAGCAGGTAATCGCCCTGCTGGAAACCCGCCTGGGTGTACAGCTCCGTGGCGTGGGTGGAAAAGGCGAACACCCGCGCCCCGGCAGGCAGGCTGGCCTGAAAGGCAGTCCAGCTCGCGTGCTCGTGCAGGGTGACGCCTTCGAGATAATCCATAACTGCCCGGCGGAACTCGCGGTCATGCAGGCGGAAACCGAAGGGGCGGATCAGGTGCAGTTCGGCGCCCAGCACCGAGCAGGTGCGGGCCACGTTGCCGACGTTGCCGGCCTTCTCGGGCTCGAACAGCACCAGATGCATCAGGGGCGCCTGGGCAGTTTCCTGTTGCTCAGTCGGTGGCTGCTCAGTCACGGGTGCGCCCCAGCAGAACTGTTACGCGCGTTTGCACGTGGTCGGGCGCCAGGCCCTCGGACGTCTTGAAGCTCACGCCCACCTCCGTGGCCGGCAGGTCCAGCAACCCGGCCACGGTCTGGGCAATCTCCGCACGCAGCGGCCCCAGCTTGGGCCGGTCAAGCGTCACGACCAGCGCCACGTTGACCGGCGCGTACCCCCGCGCCCGGACCAGCATCAGCGCCCGGTCGAGGATGATGCGCGAGTCCATCTCCTTGTACTCGGCGGCTGTGTCGGGGAAATAGTGCCCGATGTCGCCCAGGGCCAGTCCCGAGAGCAGTGCGTCGGCCACCGCGTGCAGCACGGCGTCTCCGTCACTGTGGGCCACGGCACCTTGTTCGGCGTGTGGAATGGGCACACCGCCCAGGATCAGCGGAAGGCCGCGCGCCAGGCGGTGGGCGTCCTCGCCATACCCGATCCGGTAGGGCAGGGCAGAAGAAAGAGACTTGGACGTCATCTCAGGAAGTCTAGAGGCTGACCGCCCTGGAATGGGGAGCCGGGGTCTTACGCGGGGGCAGGCCGGTTGCGCCTGCTGGTTACGGCCGGTTCGAGGCGCCAGTACATCAGCGCTGCCAGGAAGGCCAGTCCAGCCACGCTCACCCAGAGCGGTCCAGCGCCGAAGCGGGCCAGGATCATCCCGCCAAGCAGCGGCGCCAGCAGGGTCGCCAGGCCGGCCATGCTGCCCACCAGCCCGATGTAGCTGCCGCGCTGTTCAGGCGGGCCCAGTTCCGCAATGATGCTTTTGCTGATGCTGTAGGCCACGACCTCCCCCACAGACCAGACGAAGATGGCGGCCAGGTGCACCGCGAACGTCTGAGCAAAGGCATGAATCAGGAACCCGGCCCCCAGCAGCAGCGCGCCAGCTGCCTGCCAGCGCGGGTGGTTGCTCAGCGAGATCGCGTGCCCCAGCGGCAGGCCCAGCAGCACAACAATGAGGCCGTTTAAAGACAGTGCCTGCCCGTACTGAACGGCACTGAAGCCCTGCTGCGCGAACACCAGCGCCAGCAGCTTGTAGCTCTGGTAGGTCATCCCGAACAGCAGCGAAGCTAAACAGAAACTCCACAGCAGCGGATCGCGCGGCAGCAGGGTCGTCTTGCGGTCCTTATTTCGGGCGGGCCGCCTTGTCCTACGGTGGGCCAGCCCCAGCAGCAGGGCGTACACGGCCATGGTGGCTGCGTCCAGGTAGAACAACAGCCGGAACGACATGCCCGACAGCCAGCCGCCCAGGGCCGGGGCAACCGACGCCCCGACGTTGATCGCCCAGTACAGCAGGTTATAGGCGCGCGTGCGCTGGGCGCCGGTTGTGAGCTCAGCCACCGCACTGCTGGCAGCAGGCTTGTACAGCGCCGTGAACAGCGAGAACAGCAGCGTTCCCAGCAGGACACCCGGAAAGCTGGTGGCTGTCGAGAGGCCGAGCAGCATCACCGCGCCGCCGCTCAGGGCCAGAATCATGGTCGCGCCGGTGCCCAGCCGGTCGCTGAGCGTGCCGCCCAGACCCTCCGCCACAAAGCGGCCTACGCCCAGCACGCTGAGGACCAGGCTGACCTGAACGGTGCTCATGCCCAGGCTCGACACGAGATAGAAACCCAGCAACGGCACCACGAACTCGCCCAGGCGGTTGATCAGCGTCCCCACCCACAGCACCCAGAACTGTGACGGATAAGCCCGGTAGACGGCGTTCAGGTGGGATAGGGGCAGATGCACGGCGCTGAGT is a window of Deinococcus deserti VCD115 DNA encoding:
- a CDS encoding glycoside hydrolase family 43 protein, producing MAQFPSVPRLALTLTLSTLLSESATLAGGAGPAPAARTAAAPAPQTATFRNPVIDENFPDPHILRVGKTYHAYATNTANANVPHATSRNLLQWERTGDAMPVLPSWAEGGRTWAPEVAQVANKFVLYYTAQHAESGRQCIGAASSTSPAGPFRDPSSKPLICQLAEGGSIDASPFLDTDGKRYLLWKNDGNCCNQATNIYIQPLSSDGLRLTGKATALIQNFELWEGNVIEAPSLHRAGGVYYLLYSAGPFDSTLYSVGYATARRITGPYRKAPENPILVSKGKVAGPGHQTVVQDGAGRTWLAYHAWDEARIGDAVGYRSLHLSPVTFAGGKVKVAAPSLAPQRAPTP
- a CDS encoding carbohydrate ABC transporter permease — protein: MTVQTSPPATHRRRRLPRELPRFLLLSVLSVLFLAPLYWMLSTSLKFEADAIASPVQWWPRNPTLDNYKEVLTSPDGNILRWTWNSLFVAFTFTIGHVLLCALTAYPLARMNFPGRNAWFWFILSSLMIPGIVTLIPHYIMMLNFNWINSYHALIWPGIAGVFGVFLLRQFFIAIPRELEEAARLDGANSFQILWRIILPLSVPALITLAVFSFMGSWNNFLWPLFTVTEVDKMTLPVGITTFSQRYVTEYGKLMAATTLAAVPVLIAYLIAQRYLEAGLSTTGLKE
- a CDS encoding carbohydrate ABC transporter permease, producing MTITQAPGKTTTTQAPAPRPRVNLEPYLYLLPHALLFFVFTVYPVGYGIYIATHRWDLLAETQAFVGSEYFRNLFTPGTPQFEFFWRTLINTAFFTVVTVPLLVASSLGLAVLLHRPIFGRTFFRAVFFMPGILTVSVMGILWRWMFDNQIGLVNAARELMTGAGPIPWLSTEGLAWIPIVVGTVWWTVGFNMTLYLAALSNVSQSLYEAASLDGATSGQQFRYITWPMLGPITLFVTVTTALASFQLFGQSLVITNGGPSRSTQSVTQYITEEAFTNSQYSSAAAMGFVFGLFMLVLTAAQFRIMARDVQAVEQK
- a CDS encoding ABC transporter substrate-binding protein yields the protein MSRKALLASTALLASLTLGMAGAQTYTGPKVTLTYLHGFTGPDRPVMESLVKKFNDANPNIQVRAQAQPWGTTWQQLPSLVASGRAPDVVVINEDQITAFIARGAVSPLTAAEMKAAGIDKSRFFGPLFQTADYKGQSYGLPISSVAYAMFYNKDLMKKVGLDPNKPPRNRAEFLAAAQKCTVDKSGKNSTEAGFDPKNLDTWGVSLYNNWVGARAAYAAILQNGGAMVDKDQNAAFNSPQAVSAVQFLVDLVQKHRVARPNSTEEAELAAFSQGKVCFFPSGQWYLDRFEQQKMNFGVTFMPRIGGTARDAAWGGSSHVTLPKQRAGYDANKRRAALAFMAWLSQPAQNLTWTSTGSLPTQAAVAKNAQFAKAPISGIFDRLDSVYATSGYPWVGQVMGPFDQAWEAAYLGKKTVAQALNDGVREANKQIEQARKNFK
- a CDS encoding heavy metal translocating P-type ATPase, whose protein sequence is MTSRTAPDSTELSYIVEGMDCASCVQKVERMVGRLPGTAEVRTSFSRQSLQLQLDESQTPRDLLETNLRALGYRPSVLTPAEDAQLATDSDQGQHAHALEQGAGQQAAGAGPAWYATGQGRVVVTAGTLLLLAWAGSFVAPAWSVPGYIAATLLGTWPLLRRAVASARLGEPFSIYTLVSLAALGAIGIGEAAEGAVVVFLFAVGELLEGLAAGRARAGIRSLAALAPRTAQLVTAEGLREVPAERLRPGQTVQVNPGARVPADGTILSGRSSLDDSPVTGESVPVDKEAGDHVYAGSINTNGTLTVRVDREAADNTIARIIHMVQEAEGSRSPTARFIDRFSRVYTPGVVLVSALVAVVPPLLGQAWEPWLYRGISLLLIGCPCALVLSVPAAITSGISAGARRGLLIKGGAALEAIGQVRTIAFDKTGTLTVGRPRVTEVQGHGLSELEVLRLAAAVESGSSHPLARAIVEEAGSRGLSLPAAANSQTMPGLGVGATVEGRLITVASPRFAAQHAELPVSLAQAVARYETQGRTAVLILDNAAPVGVIGLRDEPRADARPAIAALRRLGVHPVMLTGDNARAAQAIAADLGLEVHAALLPADKLRLIGELPGPVAMVGDGINDAPALARADVGIAMSGGTDVALETAGAALLHDRVGGVADLVSLSRATLHNIRQNIAFALGLKAIFLVTTLLGFTSLWMAVLADTGATALVTANALRLLRWKGGSK
- a CDS encoding ArsR/SmtB family transcription factor, with the translated sequence MSAPLSVALQDDGACEMTCVHPQAVQAAREALPETSCVERASEFLKLVGDPTRLRILSALNAQELCVCDLAAAVGSSESAVSHQLRLLRAGRVVAFRKVGRVAYYRLLDAHVTTLIDNALAHARE
- the rpoZ gene encoding DNA-directed RNA polymerase subunit omega, which codes for MAEKDIDKLLSMTDSKYRLSVVTAKRALQLRSGAPSVLPVEQRVRTRNLVTQAMRELATGKLTVGTSLLDEQRFHQDYVRQRQAQIQAQLNAERERERD
- a CDS encoding peptidylprolyl isomerase; the protein is MSDLYSSDGFTPTPELSAERQTRFSQAPELGAGIEPGKQYRAVLETSKGRIVVELFPDDAPMTVNSFAYLLRHHYYDGIKFHRVLEGFMAQTGDPTGTGAGGPGYDFEDEPNNQRHTGKGVLSMANRGPNTNGSQFFITFVATPHLDGRHTVFGKVVEGLDVLDRLTRIQPGMAGTPDVIETAYLVEK